One Chroicocephalus ridibundus chromosome 21, bChrRid1.1, whole genome shotgun sequence DNA segment encodes these proteins:
- the LOC134525837 gene encoding sperm-associated antigen 4 protein-like: MCLLAAQKMALQKKAFLQVFLLLPLALAAVYCGTSLPGLKPLRNCPVLMAQQTQKMQLMLEEVARLRAEISSVKQEVEEMKQAASERALEAYVEMSDWALQSSGASIDLQRTSETYTCKKDWFWRFIEFFCTPRSPDRILQPDVSPGNCWPFPGHQGQVVIRLPARVHLTAITVQHISKEVSPSGTVTSAPRDIAVFGVDVDREEETLLVTFMYDVAKEAIQTFPLKNAPHPRAFSYLKLLVKSNWGKPKYTCIYRVQVHGKMAKPNSLN; this comes from the exons atgtgcctcttggccgc gcaaaagatggccctgcagaagaaggcgttcttgcaagtcttcttgttgctccccctggctcttg ctgctgtttactgcgggacctcgctgccaggcctgaagcccctgag gaactgcccggttttaatggcgcagcaaactcaaaagatgcagctaatgctggaggaggtggctcggctgagggcagagatcagcagcgtgaagcag gaagtcgaggaaatgaagcaggcagcatctgagagggctttggaagcctacgtggagatgtctgactgggccctgcaaagctctg gtgccagcattgacctgcagagaacttcggagacctacacctgcaaaaaggactggttctggaggtttattgagttcttttgcactccccgcagtcccgatcgcattttgcag ccggatgtttccccgggaaactgctggcctttcccagggcatcagggccaggtggtcatcaggttgccagcgcgagtccacctgactgccatcactgtgcagcacatctccaaagaagtctctccatctgggaccgtcaccagcgcccccagggacatcgctgtcttt ggagtggatgtggacagagaagaggaaactctcctggtgaccttcatgtacgatgtggcaaaagaggccattcagaccttccctctgaag aacgccccgcatcccagagccttctcctatctcaaactccttgtgaagagcaactggggaaaaccaaagtacacatgcatttaccgagtgcaggttcatgggaagatggcaaaaccaaacagcctcaactga